Part of the Candidatus Auribacterota bacterium genome is shown below.
TGTCCTGAGCGAAACCGAAGGATCAAGCCCCTACATAAATAAGCATTATCCCTCCGTCAATGAGGTGTTACTCCGGGGGGCCCGCTGGCGCTATACCATCCCATCTACCACACGGCGGCGCAGGGTGGGGGAGAAAATATTTGCATAATAATGCTTGTCAACAGGGACTCGACGTGCGATAGTGTGCAACACTCACCTGATCGCAGAGGGTTGGCTGCACTCAGGCATATAATGGAGAGCCGACGCTACATATGTATGCTCCTGTCGAGCAGAAGGTATTTACCCTCGCCGACCGCTGCGATGAAGCGTTTCTCATAGCCCGGTTTGAAGGATTTGAAACCTCAATCAGCATCCACGCCGCGGATCAGGACCAGATCATCGCCCTCTTGAAGAGACTCACCACACGCCTGGAAAAAGGCAAGGGCGCAGCGTGATCACGGGAACGCGCACTATCTCCTAAAAAAGAACGTCCCCGCGAAGCGGTGGGCGGAGCGGCTGATAATGCTGTAGCATATGATTGAGGTCGGGTTGGTGAACGCATCCAGCAGTAGATGAATGGCCATCCCGAACCCGAGAGGAACGAGAACGACTCCCGCAGCGGGGAGAAACCAACCTGCCATGAGTGCCATCGCGACCAGCTCCCATGAGTGGAGCACCACGTAGACATTTACCAGCCTCGCGCCGGTGAGCACCTCAAAGAAATGGCGCAGATCGAATCCGCGCTTCTCTGTACGATAGGGGTACCGCGCGTAATCGTAGAGGTGATCGAGGTCAATGAGCGTTCCCCCGACGATGCTCCACGCGCTGACCGCCAGCGAACGAAAAATGCAATAGAGGATCCCGCCCACGGCAACTGACGCGACGAGGTGGATTCGTGCCTTGATACGATGTTCCCTCCACGTTCGATCTATTCATATATGCAAGCTAATTTATAACCACTGATAAACACAGATAGGGCTACAGCTGAAAGTGTAAAGTTGAAGTTTTAAGATGATATCATTTCTTTGAACTTTAGGCCTTACACTTATGGCCGTAGTATTCATCTGTGGTTTTACATATATGATTTTTTAACATGAGTTGCATTTAGCCGGTGCGTTCGATTTCGGCCCCGACATTCCGCAACTTCCCCACGATGTCCTCGTACCCGCGGTCAATGTGGTAGACCCTGTCCACCACCGTCTCGCCGCGCGCAACCAGCCCCGCGAGGATGAGGGCCGCGCTGGCCCTCAGGTCGGACGCCATCACGGGGGCGCCGCTCAGCGCCCGCACCCCCTTGACGATCGCGCTGGAACCCTCAAGCGATATGCAGGCTGCCATCCGGTTCAGCTCGGGAACATGCATGAAGCGCTCGGTGAACACCTTCTCCGTGATCACGCTGATGCCGGGGGATATCGCCATGAGAGCGATCAGCTGCGCCTGGAGGTCGGTGGGGAACCCGGGATAGGGATGCGTGGTGACATCTACGACCCGCCTCTTCTCTCCTCCCCTCACCCGCATCGTCCGCGCTCCGGCGTGAATGGAAACACCGGCTCCCTCAAGCGTTTCGATCACCGCCCGCAGGTGGGCCGCCCTGCACCCCTTGAGCGTCAGATCACCCCCCGTGATGGCCGCCGCGATCATATAGGTCCCCGCCTCGATGCGGTCAGGGATGAGATCGTACGCGGCTCCGCGAAGGCTCTTCACGCCCTCGACCACGAGCGAGTGCGAGCCCACGCCCTCGATCCGCGCTCCCATCTTCCTGAGAAACTGCGCCAGGTCAACAACCTCTGGCTCGCAGGCGGCGCCCTCGATCCGCGTGACACCCTTTGTCTTCACCGCAGCCATCAATACATTGGCAGTCGCCAGCACACTCGAACTAAAGCGGCCCCCGAGAAATACATCCGCCCCTCGCATACGCTTCCCGTCCGCGATGACAAAACCATGGGAGAGGTCCACGGCGGCGCCGAGCTGCTTCATCCCCTTGAGGTGGAGATCAATCGGCCTGTTGCCGATGGCGCACCCTCCCGGCAGGGATATGCGCGCCCTGCCGATCGCCCCCAGGAGGGGGCCGAGCACGCATATTGACGCGCGCATTTTGCGCACGAGCTCATAGGGGGCGGTGGGATTGTCCAGCCCGCGCGGATCAATCACCATCTCATGGGGCGAGGGGCGCTCGATGCGGGCGCCGAGCGAGGTGAGAATATCGGCCATGGTAGTGATGTCGGTCACCCGGGGGACGTTTGTGATGCTCGATGGACTGTCGCCGAGCAGCGCGGCCGCCATGATCGGCAGGGCGGCATTCTTGGAGCCGCCGATCTGCACCGTCCCCCTGAGCCTCCTGCCCCCCTTCACTATGATCTTGTCCATAATCCCATCCTTCTACGTTTTTCACCACGGAGGACACGAAGGTTGATTGTAAACCAGTTAGCCGCGGATTTGCGCGGATTATCACGGATAGAAACTGATTTCACTTTAAACCTCAATCCAATCCGTGTCCATCCGTGTGCATCCGCGGCTCATTATTAAAATATTTTTCTCCGTGCTCTCCGTGCCTCCGTGGTAAAACAATTTTCATTTTTTAACGGCGAGTACGACCCGCTCTATGCCTGAATAATCCCTGTGGATCTCCGTGCGGCCATATTCCCCGGAGCGTGCGATCAGCTCCTTCACGGCGCGGGCCTGCCCCGCTCCAACCTCGATGAGCAGCCGCCCCCCCCTCCGGAGACAGCGCGGGGCCCCGGCGACGAGCCGGCCGATCATCCCCAATCCGTTCTCGCCGCCGTAGAGCGCGATCTTCGGCTCCCGCTCTCTCACCTCCCTGGGCAGCGCTGCCCACTCGCCGGCGGACACGTAGGGCGGGTTCGAAACGACCATGTCCAGACGATCCCGACCGGCGCCTGTGAACGGTTCGAGGAGATCCCCCGCGAGCAGGCTGATGGCGCCGTCAACGCCGTTGGCGCGCGCGTTGGCTTCGGCGAGGGCGAGGGCGTCCGCCGAGATATCAGTGGCGTATATGAAGACATCGCTGCGCGACCGTGCGAGGGAGATCGCGATATTGCCGCTCCCGGTCCCTATATCGGCGACATACCTCACCCCCGCACCCGTTTCCCTGTCCAGCTCTTTGAGGGCGAGCTCCACGAGCAGCTCCGTCTCCGGCCGGGGAATGAGCACCCGATCGTTCACGCGCAGCGTCACGCCATAAAATTCAACCGATCCCACGAGGTGCCACAGCGGGTACCGGTTGAGCCTCTTCTCTATATACCCGCGCACGAGCTCCAGCTCGCGCGGCGAGAGGCGATAGTCATAGTCGAGATAGAGTTCCGCGCGCTTCTTCCCCAGGATGTGTTCGAGGAGGACCTCGATGTTGTACCGCGCGTGGGGCACATCCCGGGTAAGGAAAAGCTCCCGCCCCCAGTTGATCACATCGATCACACGGTTGGATTTCAGTTCCATCTGTCGATTCAGGCCCCCGCCCCGATGCCGCGCAGGGCTCACAGGTTCTTCAGCTTCTCCTCCCGGTCATTCAGGAGGAAGGCGGCGGTCAGCTCCTCCATGTTCCCCGCGATAACGTTCTCTAAATTATAAATCGTCAGTCCGATGCGGTGATCCGTTACCCTGTTCTGGGGAAAGTTGTAGGTGCGAATCTTCGCGCTGCGGTCACCGGTGGAAATCTGCGACCGTCGCAGGTGGGACATCTGCGTGGCCTGCTCCGCCTCCATCGCCTCCTTCAACCTCGCCCGCAGCACCCGCAGCGCCTTCGCCTTGTTCTTGTGCTGTGATTTTTCATCCTGGCAGGTGACGATGAGCCCAGTGGGGAGATGGGTGATGCGGACCGCCGAATCGGTGGTATTCACGCTCTGACCCCCGGGCCCCGAGGAGCGGTACACATCCACGCGTATCTCGCTCGGATCTATCTCCACCTCCACCTCTTCGGCCTCGGGGAGCACCGCGACAGTCGCCGCCGAGGTGTGGATTCGGCCGCTCGCCTCAGTCACCGGCACGCGCTGAACCCGGTGCACGCCGCTCTCGTATTTCATGCTCCGGTAGACGTCTTTCCCCTCGACGGAGAAGATAATCTCCTTGAAGCCGCCGATGCCGGTGGGATGACTGTCCATCGTCTCAACCCTCCACCCCATCTTCTCGGCGTACTTTGAATACATGCGGAAGAGGTCAGCGACAAAAAGCCCCGCCTCCTCGCCCCCCGTTCCCGCGCGGATCTCAACAATCGTGTCCCGGTCATCGTCCTTATCCCTGGGGAGGAGAGAGAGCATGATTTCCTCTTCGAGTTTCTTCCGCCGGTCAGTGAGCGACCGGATCTCACCCTCGACGAGCGTCGCGAACGCATCGTCCCCGTGAGACTCCTTGAGCAGCCGCTGGTTCTCATCGATCTCGCGCAGCACCTTGGTGTACTCTCCATAAAGGGAGAGG
Proteins encoded:
- the prmC gene encoding peptide chain release factor N(5)-glutamine methyltransferase, which gives rise to MELKSNRVIDVINWGRELFLTRDVPHARYNIEVLLEHILGKKRAELYLDYDYRLSPRELELVRGYIEKRLNRYPLWHLVGSVEFYGVTLRVNDRVLIPRPETELLVELALKELDRETGAGVRYVADIGTGSGNIAISLARSRSDVFIYATDISADALALAEANARANGVDGAISLLAGDLLEPFTGAGRDRLDMVVSNPPYVSAGEWAALPREVREREPKIALYGGENGLGMIGRLVAGAPRCLRRGGRLLIEVGAGQARAVKELIARSGEYGRTEIHRDYSGIERVVLAVKK
- the prfA gene encoding peptide chain release factor 1: MFDARMEVLSARLKTIEEQMSDPAVIRQQARYRSLAQEHASLRDVLSLYGEYTKVLREIDENQRLLKESHGDDAFATLVEGEIRSLTDRRKKLEEEIMLSLLPRDKDDDRDTIVEIRAGTGGEEAGLFVADLFRMYSKYAEKMGWRVETMDSHPTGIGGFKEIIFSVEGKDVYRSMKYESGVHRVQRVPVTEASGRIHTSAATVAVLPEAEEVEVEIDPSEIRVDVYRSSGPGGQSVNTTDSAVRITHLPTGLIVTCQDEKSQHKNKAKALRVLRARLKEAMEAEQATQMSHLRRSQISTGDRSAKIRTYNFPQNRVTDHRIGLTIYNLENVIAGNMEELTAAFLLNDREEKLKNL
- the murA gene encoding UDP-N-acetylglucosamine 1-carboxyvinyltransferase, whose translation is MDKIIVKGGRRLRGTVQIGGSKNAALPIMAAALLGDSPSSITNVPRVTDITTMADILTSLGARIERPSPHEMVIDPRGLDNPTAPYELVRKMRASICVLGPLLGAIGRARISLPGGCAIGNRPIDLHLKGMKQLGAAVDLSHGFVIADGKRMRGADVFLGGRFSSSVLATANVLMAAVKTKGVTRIEGAACEPEVVDLAQFLRKMGARIEGVGSHSLVVEGVKSLRGAAYDLIPDRIEAGTYMIAAAITGGDLTLKGCRAAHLRAVIETLEGAGVSIHAGARTMRVRGGEKRRVVDVTTHPYPGFPTDLQAQLIALMAISPGISVITEKVFTERFMHVPELNRMAACISLEGSSAIVKGVRALSGAPVMASDLRASAALILAGLVARGETVVDRVYHIDRGYEDIVGKLRNVGAEIERTG